A region of Lagenorhynchus albirostris chromosome 20, mLagAlb1.1, whole genome shotgun sequence DNA encodes the following proteins:
- the ZMYND15 gene encoding zinc finger MYND domain-containing protein 15 isoform X14 yields the protein MTQPQTLPSTSLSPYIPPSAQSGPRPCSPEDMEFVSGYRDEFLDFVALLFGWFRKFVAERGAVRTSPEGCWWQLEAQIRRLPQDRALWVLHVLPNRSVGISLGQGAEPGPAPGLGAARLLGDEPPLHLRDLSPYVSFVSLEEGGEEEGAGTEKVETEADGKPAPTSRESPREANPPGEADGTQQEAAGGEVGCQEDRAEDKPGPERRKGQRSEAPPLHLSCLLLVTDEYGTILGIDLLTDGGQGSAGRGSGTQNLAPRAYALLCHSMACPMGSGDPRKPRKLTVGDAQLHRELENLVPRLKVKLTKTPMRTWGPRPGFTFASLRARNCHVCHRHSFEVKLTPCPQCGAVLYCGEACLQADWKRCPDDVSHRFWCPRLAAFMERAGELATLPFTYTTEVTSETFNKEAFLASRGLTRGYWTQLSMLIPGPGTLGHPRGSTPSLSVLLNGDPYQLLQGDGPALMPPVPPDPPRGLFVPELNIQNKQSLKIHVMEAGKEFDLIMVFWDDLEVSVRPGSGVSARLSSGTKEKGGRRDLQIKVSARPYHLLQGPKPDLVIGHLAELAAPVTGAGWDKRDLLSPPARSLLLFWKSLLPHHLLYRPGVRQRVLLPPSVPASCLSPSRSAWVLGRYVGLGAFLRVSEAPPPPQSLRVPAFFTESSEYGCVMDDQTMAVATGGGTSPPQPNPFRSPFRLRAADNCMPWYCNAFIFHLVYKPPQGSWARPVPGPAPPAPTPTAPPAPARRRRGEKKPGRRARRRR from the exons ATGACCCAGCCCCAAACTCTCCCGAGTACCTCTCTCTCACCCTACATCCCTCCCTCTGCTCAGTCTGGGCCCAGGCCTTGTTCCCCTGAAGACATGGAGTTTGTGTCTGGATACCGGGATGAGTTCCTTGATTTCGTTGCCCTCCTCTTTGGCTGGTTCCGCAAGTTCGTGGCGGAGCGCGGGGCCGTGAGAACCAGCCCGGAGGGTtgctggtggcagctggaggctCAGATCAGAAGGCTGCCCCAGGACCGCGCCCTTTGGGTGCTCCACGTCTTGCCCAACCGTAGTGTGGGCATCAGCCTGGggcaaggggcagagccaggccctGCACCAGGCCTGGGGGCTGCCCGGCTCCTGGGAGACGAGCCCCCACTCCACCTGCGGGACCTAAGCCCCTATGTCAGCTTTGTCAgcctggaggaagggggagaggaggagggcgCAGGCACCGAGAAAGTAGAAACAGAGGCGGATGGGAAGCCAGCCCCTACCAGCAGGGAGTCCCCACGGGAAGCAAACCCCCCAGGGGAGGCAGACGGGACCCAGCAGGAGGCAGCAGGTGGCGAGGTCGGCTGCCAAGAGGACAGAGCGGAGGACAAACCAGGGcctgagagaagaaagggacagagaagtg AGGCGCCCCCCCTGCACCTTTCCTGCCTCCTACTGGTGACGGATGAATACGGCACCATCTTGGGCATTGACCTGCTGACGGATGGAGGGCAGGGGAGTGCAGGCAGGGGCTCAGGGACACAGAACCTGGCTCCTCGGGCCTATGCTCTCCTCTGCCACAGCATGGCCTGTCCCATGGGCTCTGGAGACCCCCGAAAGCCCCGAAAGCTTACTGTGGGAGACGCCCAGCTGCATCG GGAGCTGGAGAATCTGGTCCCAAGGCTGAAAGTGAAGCTAACCAAGACCCCGATGCGGACATGGGGTCCCCGGCCTGGCTTCACCTTTGCCTCCCTTCGGGCTCGAAACTGCCATGTTTGTCACAGGCATAGCTTTGAAGTGAAGCTAACCCCCTG CCCCCAGTGTGGCGCTGTCTTGTACTGCGGAGAGGCTTGTCTCCAGGCTGACTGGAAGCGATGCCCAGATGATGTGAGCCATCGATTTTGGTGCCCAAGGCTTGCAGCCTTCATGGAGCGGGCCGGAGAACTGGCAACTCTGCCTTTTACCTACACCACAG AGGTGACCAGTGAAACCTTTAACAAGGAGGCCTTCCTGGCCTCACGAGGCCTCACTCGTGGCTACTGGACCCAGCTCAGCATGCTGATTCCAGGCCCTGGCACCCTCGGGCACCCAAGGGGCAGCACACCATCCCTCAGCGTTCTTCTCAATG GAGATCCCTACCAGCTTCTTCAGGGGGATGGGCCTGCTCTGATGCCTCCTGTGCCCCCAGATCCACCCAGGGGCCTCTTTG TCCCTGAGCTCAACATCCAGAACAAACAGTCACTGAAAATCCACGTGATGGAGGCTGGGAAGGAGTTTGACCTCATCATGGTGTTTTGG GATGACCTCGAAGTATCTGTCCGTCCTGGTTCCGGGGTATCAGCACGGCTAAGCTCTGGGACTAAGGAGAAGGGGGGCCGCAGGGACCTGCAGATCAAGGTGTCTGCTCGGCCCTACCACCTGCTCCAGGGGCCCAAGCCTGACTTGGTTATCG GACACTTGGCTGAGCTCGCTGCCCCGGTTACAGGTGCGGGATGGGACAAAAGGGACcttctctcacctcctgcccggtCCCTCCTCCTTTTCTGGAAGTCTCTTCTTCCCCATCATCTGCTCTACAGACCTGGGGTGCGCCAGCGGGTCCTCCTGCCCCCCTCTGTGCCTGCCTCGTGCCTCTCCCCATCCCGGTCCGCCTGGGTCCTCGGGAGGTACGTGGGGTTGGGAGCCTTTCTGAGAGTGTCtgaggccccgcccccaccccagtccctccGAGTGCCGGCCTTCTTCACCGAGAGCAGCGAGTACGGCTGTGTGATGGACGACCAGACCATGGCGGTGGCCACGGGAGGGGGCACCAGCCCTCCACAGCCCAACCCTTTCCGCTCCCCCTTTCGCCTCAGAGCGGCGGACAACTGTATGCCCTG GTACTGCAACGCCTTCATCTTCCACCTGGTCTACAAGCCTCCGCAAGGGAGCTGGGCCCGCCCGGTGCCAGGGCCCGCGCCTCCCGCCCCAACTCCTACCGCTCCTCCCGCCCCCGCCCGTAGGCGCCGAGGAGAAAAGAAACCTGGGCGGAGGGCCCGCCGGCGGAGGTGA
- the ZMYND15 gene encoding zinc finger MYND domain-containing protein 15 isoform X11 produces MTQPQTLPSTSLSPYIPPSAQSGPRPCSPEDMEFVSGYRDEFLDFVALLFGWFRKFVAERGAVRTSPEGCWWQLEAQIRRLPQDRALWVLHVLPNRSVGISLGQGAEPGPAPGLGAARLLGDEPPLHLRDLSPYVSFVSLEEGGEEEGAGTEKVETEADGKPAPTSRESPREANPPGEADGTQQEAAGGEVGCQEDRAEDKPGPERRKGQRSEAPPLHLSCLLLVTDEYGTILGIDLLTDGGQGSAGRGSGTQNLAPRAYALLCHSMACPMGSGDPRKPRKLTVGDAQLHRELENLVPRLKVKLTKTPMRTWGPRPGFTFASLRARNCHVCHRHSFEVKLTPCPQCGAVLYCGEACLQADWKRCPDDVSHRFWCPRLAAFMERAGELATLPFTYTTEVTSETFNKEAFLASRGLTRGYWTQLSMLIPGPGTLGHPRGSTPSLSVLLNGDPYQLLQGDGPALMPPVPPDPPRGLFGSWQDYYTWRGLSLDSPMAVLLTYPLTVYYVITHLVPQSSYHPVPELNIQNKQSLKIHVMEAGKEFDLIMVFWELLVLLPHVALELQFVGDSLPPESDQQNFTLQRVRAEGGALLFSPNPPAVLPAGLCPSDPCLLSPVLPDASPSTKTSTGFSTPLQTPQDDLEVSVRPGSGVSARLSSGTKEKGGRRDLQIKVSARPYHLLQGPKPDLVIGHLAELAAPVTVPPSAGLLHREQRVRLCDGRPDHGGGHGRGHQPSTAQPFPLPLSPQSGGQLYALVLQRLHLPPGLQASARELGPPGARARASRPNSYRSSRPRP; encoded by the exons ATGACCCAGCCCCAAACTCTCCCGAGTACCTCTCTCTCACCCTACATCCCTCCCTCTGCTCAGTCTGGGCCCAGGCCTTGTTCCCCTGAAGACATGGAGTTTGTGTCTGGATACCGGGATGAGTTCCTTGATTTCGTTGCCCTCCTCTTTGGCTGGTTCCGCAAGTTCGTGGCGGAGCGCGGGGCCGTGAGAACCAGCCCGGAGGGTtgctggtggcagctggaggctCAGATCAGAAGGCTGCCCCAGGACCGCGCCCTTTGGGTGCTCCACGTCTTGCCCAACCGTAGTGTGGGCATCAGCCTGGggcaaggggcagagccaggccctGCACCAGGCCTGGGGGCTGCCCGGCTCCTGGGAGACGAGCCCCCACTCCACCTGCGGGACCTAAGCCCCTATGTCAGCTTTGTCAgcctggaggaagggggagaggaggagggcgCAGGCACCGAGAAAGTAGAAACAGAGGCGGATGGGAAGCCAGCCCCTACCAGCAGGGAGTCCCCACGGGAAGCAAACCCCCCAGGGGAGGCAGACGGGACCCAGCAGGAGGCAGCAGGTGGCGAGGTCGGCTGCCAAGAGGACAGAGCGGAGGACAAACCAGGGcctgagagaagaaagggacagagaagtg AGGCGCCCCCCCTGCACCTTTCCTGCCTCCTACTGGTGACGGATGAATACGGCACCATCTTGGGCATTGACCTGCTGACGGATGGAGGGCAGGGGAGTGCAGGCAGGGGCTCAGGGACACAGAACCTGGCTCCTCGGGCCTATGCTCTCCTCTGCCACAGCATGGCCTGTCCCATGGGCTCTGGAGACCCCCGAAAGCCCCGAAAGCTTACTGTGGGAGACGCCCAGCTGCATCG GGAGCTGGAGAATCTGGTCCCAAGGCTGAAAGTGAAGCTAACCAAGACCCCGATGCGGACATGGGGTCCCCGGCCTGGCTTCACCTTTGCCTCCCTTCGGGCTCGAAACTGCCATGTTTGTCACAGGCATAGCTTTGAAGTGAAGCTAACCCCCTG CCCCCAGTGTGGCGCTGTCTTGTACTGCGGAGAGGCTTGTCTCCAGGCTGACTGGAAGCGATGCCCAGATGATGTGAGCCATCGATTTTGGTGCCCAAGGCTTGCAGCCTTCATGGAGCGGGCCGGAGAACTGGCAACTCTGCCTTTTACCTACACCACAG AGGTGACCAGTGAAACCTTTAACAAGGAGGCCTTCCTGGCCTCACGAGGCCTCACTCGTGGCTACTGGACCCAGCTCAGCATGCTGATTCCAGGCCCTGGCACCCTCGGGCACCCAAGGGGCAGCACACCATCCCTCAGCGTTCTTCTCAATG GAGATCCCTACCAGCTTCTTCAGGGGGATGGGCCTGCTCTGATGCCTCCTGTGCCCCCAGATCCACCCAGGGGCCTCTTTG GCTCGTGGCAGGATTACTACACATGGCGGGGCCTCAGCTTGGACTCCCCCATGGCTGTGCTTCTCACCTACCCGCTGACTGTGTACTACGTCATCACCCATCTGGTGCCCCAGTCCT CTTATCACCCAGTCCCTGAGCTCAACATCCAGAACAAACAGTCACTGAAAATCCACGTGATGGAGGCTGGGAAGGAGTTTGACCTCATCATGGTGTTTTGG GAGCTCTTGGTCTTGCTCCCCCACGTGGCCCTGGAGCTGCAGTTTGTGGGTGACAGCCTGCCCCCTGAGAGTGACCAGCAGAATTTTACCTTGCAGAGGGTGAGGGCTGAGGGGGGTGCCCTGCTCTTTAGTCCTAACCCTCCTGCTGTCCTCCCAGCTGGGCTCTGCCCTTCCGAtccctgcctcctctcccctGTCTTACCTGATGCATCTCCCAGTACCAAAACTTCCACCGGCTTCTCCACCCCACTCCAAACTCCCCAGGATGACCTCGAAGTATCTGTCCGTCCTGGTTCCGGGGTATCAGCACGGCTAAGCTCTGGGACTAAGGAGAAGGGGGGCCGCAGGGACCTGCAGATCAAGGTGTCTGCTCGGCCCTACCACCTGCTCCAGGGGCCCAAGCCTGACTTGGTTATCG GACACTTGGCTGAGCTCGCTGCCCCGGTTACAG tccctccGAGTGCCGGCCTTCTTCACCGAGAGCAGCGAGTACGGCTGTGTGATGGACGACCAGACCATGGCGGTGGCCACGGGAGGGGGCACCAGCCCTCCACAGCCCAACCCTTTCCGCTCCCCCTTTCGCCTCAGAGCGGCGGACAACTGTATGCCCTG GTACTGCAACGCCTTCATCTTCCACCTGGTCTACAAGCCTCCGCAAGGGAGCTGGGCCCGCCCGGTGCCAGGGCCCGCGCCTCCCGCCCCAACTCCTACCGCTCCTCCCGCCCCCGCCCGTAG
- the ZMYND15 gene encoding zinc finger MYND domain-containing protein 15 isoform X8, whose translation MTQPQTLPSTSLSPYIPPSAQSGPRPCSPEDMEFVSGYRDEFLDFVALLFGWFRKFVAERGAVRTSPEGCWWQLEAQIRRLPQDRALWVLHVLPNRSVGISLGQGAEPGPAPGLGAARLLGDEPPLHLRDLSPYVSFVSLEEGGEEEGAGTEKVETEADGKPAPTSRESPREANPPGEADGTQQEAAGGEVGCQEDRAEDKPGPERRKGQRSEAPPLHLSCLLLVTDEYGTILGIDLLTDGGQGSAGRGSGTQNLAPRAYALLCHSMACPMGSGDPRKPRKLTVGDAQLHRELENLVPRLKVKLTKTPMRTWGPRPGFTFASLRARNCHVCHRHSFEVKLTPCPQCGAVLYCGEACLQADWKRCPDDVSHRFWCPRLAAFMERAGELATLPFTYTTEVTSETFNKEAFLASRGLTRGYWTQLSMLIPGPGTLGHPRGSTPSLSVLLNGDPYQLLQGDGPALMPPVPPDPPRGLFGSWQDYYTWRGLSLDSPMAVLLTYPLTVYYVITHLVPQSSYHPVPELNIQNKQSLKIHVMEAGKEFDLIMVFWDDLEVSVRPGSGVSARLSSGTKEKGGRRDLQIKVSARPYHLLQGPKPDLVIGHLAELAAPVTGAGWDKRDLLSPPARSLLLFWKSLLPHHLLYRPGVRQRVLLPPSVPASCLSPSRSAWVLGRYVGLGAFLRVSEAPPPPQSLRVPAFFTESSEYGCVMDDQTMAVATGGGTSPPQPNPFRSPFRLRAADNCMPWYCNAFIFHLVYKPPQGSWARPVPGPAPPAPTPTAPPAPARRRRGEKKPGRRARRRR comes from the exons ATGACCCAGCCCCAAACTCTCCCGAGTACCTCTCTCTCACCCTACATCCCTCCCTCTGCTCAGTCTGGGCCCAGGCCTTGTTCCCCTGAAGACATGGAGTTTGTGTCTGGATACCGGGATGAGTTCCTTGATTTCGTTGCCCTCCTCTTTGGCTGGTTCCGCAAGTTCGTGGCGGAGCGCGGGGCCGTGAGAACCAGCCCGGAGGGTtgctggtggcagctggaggctCAGATCAGAAGGCTGCCCCAGGACCGCGCCCTTTGGGTGCTCCACGTCTTGCCCAACCGTAGTGTGGGCATCAGCCTGGggcaaggggcagagccaggccctGCACCAGGCCTGGGGGCTGCCCGGCTCCTGGGAGACGAGCCCCCACTCCACCTGCGGGACCTAAGCCCCTATGTCAGCTTTGTCAgcctggaggaagggggagaggaggagggcgCAGGCACCGAGAAAGTAGAAACAGAGGCGGATGGGAAGCCAGCCCCTACCAGCAGGGAGTCCCCACGGGAAGCAAACCCCCCAGGGGAGGCAGACGGGACCCAGCAGGAGGCAGCAGGTGGCGAGGTCGGCTGCCAAGAGGACAGAGCGGAGGACAAACCAGGGcctgagagaagaaagggacagagaagtg AGGCGCCCCCCCTGCACCTTTCCTGCCTCCTACTGGTGACGGATGAATACGGCACCATCTTGGGCATTGACCTGCTGACGGATGGAGGGCAGGGGAGTGCAGGCAGGGGCTCAGGGACACAGAACCTGGCTCCTCGGGCCTATGCTCTCCTCTGCCACAGCATGGCCTGTCCCATGGGCTCTGGAGACCCCCGAAAGCCCCGAAAGCTTACTGTGGGAGACGCCCAGCTGCATCG GGAGCTGGAGAATCTGGTCCCAAGGCTGAAAGTGAAGCTAACCAAGACCCCGATGCGGACATGGGGTCCCCGGCCTGGCTTCACCTTTGCCTCCCTTCGGGCTCGAAACTGCCATGTTTGTCACAGGCATAGCTTTGAAGTGAAGCTAACCCCCTG CCCCCAGTGTGGCGCTGTCTTGTACTGCGGAGAGGCTTGTCTCCAGGCTGACTGGAAGCGATGCCCAGATGATGTGAGCCATCGATTTTGGTGCCCAAGGCTTGCAGCCTTCATGGAGCGGGCCGGAGAACTGGCAACTCTGCCTTTTACCTACACCACAG AGGTGACCAGTGAAACCTTTAACAAGGAGGCCTTCCTGGCCTCACGAGGCCTCACTCGTGGCTACTGGACCCAGCTCAGCATGCTGATTCCAGGCCCTGGCACCCTCGGGCACCCAAGGGGCAGCACACCATCCCTCAGCGTTCTTCTCAATG GAGATCCCTACCAGCTTCTTCAGGGGGATGGGCCTGCTCTGATGCCTCCTGTGCCCCCAGATCCACCCAGGGGCCTCTTTG GCTCGTGGCAGGATTACTACACATGGCGGGGCCTCAGCTTGGACTCCCCCATGGCTGTGCTTCTCACCTACCCGCTGACTGTGTACTACGTCATCACCCATCTGGTGCCCCAGTCCT CTTATCACCCAGTCCCTGAGCTCAACATCCAGAACAAACAGTCACTGAAAATCCACGTGATGGAGGCTGGGAAGGAGTTTGACCTCATCATGGTGTTTTGG GATGACCTCGAAGTATCTGTCCGTCCTGGTTCCGGGGTATCAGCACGGCTAAGCTCTGGGACTAAGGAGAAGGGGGGCCGCAGGGACCTGCAGATCAAGGTGTCTGCTCGGCCCTACCACCTGCTCCAGGGGCCCAAGCCTGACTTGGTTATCG GACACTTGGCTGAGCTCGCTGCCCCGGTTACAGGTGCGGGATGGGACAAAAGGGACcttctctcacctcctgcccggtCCCTCCTCCTTTTCTGGAAGTCTCTTCTTCCCCATCATCTGCTCTACAGACCTGGGGTGCGCCAGCGGGTCCTCCTGCCCCCCTCTGTGCCTGCCTCGTGCCTCTCCCCATCCCGGTCCGCCTGGGTCCTCGGGAGGTACGTGGGGTTGGGAGCCTTTCTGAGAGTGTCtgaggccccgcccccaccccagtccctccGAGTGCCGGCCTTCTTCACCGAGAGCAGCGAGTACGGCTGTGTGATGGACGACCAGACCATGGCGGTGGCCACGGGAGGGGGCACCAGCCCTCCACAGCCCAACCCTTTCCGCTCCCCCTTTCGCCTCAGAGCGGCGGACAACTGTATGCCCTG GTACTGCAACGCCTTCATCTTCCACCTGGTCTACAAGCCTCCGCAAGGGAGCTGGGCCCGCCCGGTGCCAGGGCCCGCGCCTCCCGCCCCAACTCCTACCGCTCCTCCCGCCCCCGCCCGTAGGCGCCGAGGAGAAAAGAAACCTGGGCGGAGGGCCCGCCGGCGGAGGTGA
- the ZMYND15 gene encoding zinc finger MYND domain-containing protein 15 isoform X5 yields the protein MTQPQTLPSTSLSPYIPPSAQSGPRPCSPEDMEFVSGYRDEFLDFVALLFGWFRKFVAERGAVRTSPEGCWWQLEAQIRRLPQDRALWVLHVLPNRSVGISLGQGAEPGPAPGLGAARLLGDEPPLHLRDLSPYVSFVSLEEGGEEEGAGTEKVETEADGKPAPTSRESPREANPPGEADGTQQEAAGGEVGCQEDRAEDKPGPERRKGQRSEAPPLHLSCLLLVTDEYGTILGIDLLTDGGQGSAGRGSGTQNLAPRAYALLCHSMACPMGSGDPRKPRKLTVGDAQLHRELENLVPRLKVKLTKTPMRTWGPRPGFTFASLRARNCHVCHRHSFEVKLTPCPQCGAVLYCGEACLQADWKRCPDDVSHRFWCPRLAAFMERAGELATLPFTYTTEVTSETFNKEAFLASRGLTRGYWTQLSMLIPGPGTLGHPRGSTPSLSVLLNGDPYQLLQGDGPALMPPVPPDPPRGLFVPELNIQNKQSLKIHVMEAGKEFDLIMVFWELLVLLPHVALELQFVGDSLPPESDQQNFTLQRVRAEGGALLFSPNPPAVLPAGLCPSDPCLLSPVLPDASPSTKTSTGFSTPLQTPQDDLEVSVRPGSGVSARLSSGTKEKGGRRDLQIKVSARPYHLLQGPKPDLVIGHLAELAAPVTGAGWDKRDLLSPPARSLLLFWKSLLPHHLLYRPGVRQRVLLPPSVPASCLSPSRSAWVLGRYVGLGAFLRVSEAPPPPQSLRVPAFFTESSEYGCVMDDQTMAVATGGGTSPPQPNPFRSPFRLRAADNCMPWYCNAFIFHLVYKPPQGSWARPVPGPAPPAPTPTAPPAPARRRRGEKKPGRRARRRR from the exons ATGACCCAGCCCCAAACTCTCCCGAGTACCTCTCTCTCACCCTACATCCCTCCCTCTGCTCAGTCTGGGCCCAGGCCTTGTTCCCCTGAAGACATGGAGTTTGTGTCTGGATACCGGGATGAGTTCCTTGATTTCGTTGCCCTCCTCTTTGGCTGGTTCCGCAAGTTCGTGGCGGAGCGCGGGGCCGTGAGAACCAGCCCGGAGGGTtgctggtggcagctggaggctCAGATCAGAAGGCTGCCCCAGGACCGCGCCCTTTGGGTGCTCCACGTCTTGCCCAACCGTAGTGTGGGCATCAGCCTGGggcaaggggcagagccaggccctGCACCAGGCCTGGGGGCTGCCCGGCTCCTGGGAGACGAGCCCCCACTCCACCTGCGGGACCTAAGCCCCTATGTCAGCTTTGTCAgcctggaggaagggggagaggaggagggcgCAGGCACCGAGAAAGTAGAAACAGAGGCGGATGGGAAGCCAGCCCCTACCAGCAGGGAGTCCCCACGGGAAGCAAACCCCCCAGGGGAGGCAGACGGGACCCAGCAGGAGGCAGCAGGTGGCGAGGTCGGCTGCCAAGAGGACAGAGCGGAGGACAAACCAGGGcctgagagaagaaagggacagagaagtg AGGCGCCCCCCCTGCACCTTTCCTGCCTCCTACTGGTGACGGATGAATACGGCACCATCTTGGGCATTGACCTGCTGACGGATGGAGGGCAGGGGAGTGCAGGCAGGGGCTCAGGGACACAGAACCTGGCTCCTCGGGCCTATGCTCTCCTCTGCCACAGCATGGCCTGTCCCATGGGCTCTGGAGACCCCCGAAAGCCCCGAAAGCTTACTGTGGGAGACGCCCAGCTGCATCG GGAGCTGGAGAATCTGGTCCCAAGGCTGAAAGTGAAGCTAACCAAGACCCCGATGCGGACATGGGGTCCCCGGCCTGGCTTCACCTTTGCCTCCCTTCGGGCTCGAAACTGCCATGTTTGTCACAGGCATAGCTTTGAAGTGAAGCTAACCCCCTG CCCCCAGTGTGGCGCTGTCTTGTACTGCGGAGAGGCTTGTCTCCAGGCTGACTGGAAGCGATGCCCAGATGATGTGAGCCATCGATTTTGGTGCCCAAGGCTTGCAGCCTTCATGGAGCGGGCCGGAGAACTGGCAACTCTGCCTTTTACCTACACCACAG AGGTGACCAGTGAAACCTTTAACAAGGAGGCCTTCCTGGCCTCACGAGGCCTCACTCGTGGCTACTGGACCCAGCTCAGCATGCTGATTCCAGGCCCTGGCACCCTCGGGCACCCAAGGGGCAGCACACCATCCCTCAGCGTTCTTCTCAATG GAGATCCCTACCAGCTTCTTCAGGGGGATGGGCCTGCTCTGATGCCTCCTGTGCCCCCAGATCCACCCAGGGGCCTCTTTG TCCCTGAGCTCAACATCCAGAACAAACAGTCACTGAAAATCCACGTGATGGAGGCTGGGAAGGAGTTTGACCTCATCATGGTGTTTTGG GAGCTCTTGGTCTTGCTCCCCCACGTGGCCCTGGAGCTGCAGTTTGTGGGTGACAGCCTGCCCCCTGAGAGTGACCAGCAGAATTTTACCTTGCAGAGGGTGAGGGCTGAGGGGGGTGCCCTGCTCTTTAGTCCTAACCCTCCTGCTGTCCTCCCAGCTGGGCTCTGCCCTTCCGAtccctgcctcctctcccctGTCTTACCTGATGCATCTCCCAGTACCAAAACTTCCACCGGCTTCTCCACCCCACTCCAAACTCCCCAGGATGACCTCGAAGTATCTGTCCGTCCTGGTTCCGGGGTATCAGCACGGCTAAGCTCTGGGACTAAGGAGAAGGGGGGCCGCAGGGACCTGCAGATCAAGGTGTCTGCTCGGCCCTACCACCTGCTCCAGGGGCCCAAGCCTGACTTGGTTATCG GACACTTGGCTGAGCTCGCTGCCCCGGTTACAGGTGCGGGATGGGACAAAAGGGACcttctctcacctcctgcccggtCCCTCCTCCTTTTCTGGAAGTCTCTTCTTCCCCATCATCTGCTCTACAGACCTGGGGTGCGCCAGCGGGTCCTCCTGCCCCCCTCTGTGCCTGCCTCGTGCCTCTCCCCATCCCGGTCCGCCTGGGTCCTCGGGAGGTACGTGGGGTTGGGAGCCTTTCTGAGAGTGTCtgaggccccgcccccaccccagtccctccGAGTGCCGGCCTTCTTCACCGAGAGCAGCGAGTACGGCTGTGTGATGGACGACCAGACCATGGCGGTGGCCACGGGAGGGGGCACCAGCCCTCCACAGCCCAACCCTTTCCGCTCCCCCTTTCGCCTCAGAGCGGCGGACAACTGTATGCCCTG GTACTGCAACGCCTTCATCTTCCACCTGGTCTACAAGCCTCCGCAAGGGAGCTGGGCCCGCCCGGTGCCAGGGCCCGCGCCTCCCGCCCCAACTCCTACCGCTCCTCCCGCCCCCGCCCGTAGGCGCCGAGGAGAAAAGAAACCTGGGCGGAGGGCCCGCCGGCGGAGGTGA